The following are from one region of the Pirellulales bacterium genome:
- a CDS encoding MotA/TolQ/ExbB proton channel family protein → MPDLFTIIGWIVYFVMGVLALWGAYCVIMVWRRVSDTRFVDEEEQAEFLAELEQSLGAKKFDAAVELCEGDRRAMPQLAMFAVANRDLGYARLRRRIGERFQQDVMADIEHRLSWVATVAKSAPMIGLLGTVMGMMGAFAKLGGSEQVDATQMATDIQFALTTTALGLAIAVPLVLATASVNVRIRKMEDLVGVGLGRMFETLRTLLPA, encoded by the coding sequence ATGCCTGACCTGTTTACCATCATCGGTTGGATCGTCTATTTCGTCATGGGAGTGCTGGCTCTGTGGGGCGCGTACTGCGTCATCATGGTCTGGCGGCGCGTCTCCGACACGAGATTCGTCGACGAGGAGGAGCAAGCCGAGTTTCTCGCCGAGTTGGAACAATCGCTCGGCGCGAAGAAATTCGACGCCGCAGTCGAATTGTGCGAAGGCGATCGCCGCGCGATGCCGCAGTTGGCGATGTTCGCCGTCGCGAACCGCGACCTGGGATACGCGCGGTTGCGGCGCCGAATCGGCGAGCGATTTCAACAAGACGTGATGGCCGACATCGAGCATCGGCTGAGCTGGGTCGCGACCGTCGCCAAGTCGGCCCCAATGATCGGGCTGTTGGGGACGGTTATGGGCATGATGGGCGCTTTCGCCAAGCTCGGCGGCAGCGAGCAGGTCGACGCCACCCAAATGGCGACCGACATTCAGTTCGCGCTCACGACGACCGCGCTGGGGTTGGCGATCGCCGTGCCGTTGGTCCTTGCCACCGCCAGCGTGAACGTGCGGATCCGCAAGATGGAAGACCTCGTCGGGGTGGGACTGGGACGGATGTTCGAAACCTTGCGAACCCTGCTGCCGGCTTGA
- a CDS encoding biopolymer transporter ExbD has protein sequence MAEVAAKAAPSLVDEDFDDGPLLGGESKLPDAEMDITPMIDVTFLLLIFFIVCSTMDPSSAVDLAAAKHGQAVGERECFIITVVAGGMDQAPVYLADGDVGDPLSEDLDEQNEQIRAAVEEAKNGDGKTKPKQDVLIKADRNVAHRDVARVIKAVSKVSDMRIHLAVAEAR, from the coding sequence ATGGCCGAAGTTGCCGCCAAAGCCGCTCCCTCGCTCGTCGACGAAGATTTCGACGACGGTCCGCTGCTGGGCGGAGAGTCGAAGCTCCCCGACGCTGAGATGGACATCACGCCGATGATCGACGTGACGTTCCTGCTTTTGATCTTTTTTATCGTTTGCTCGACGATGGACCCGAGTTCGGCGGTCGACTTGGCGGCCGCCAAGCACGGCCAAGCGGTCGGCGAGCGGGAGTGCTTCATCATCACCGTCGTCGCCGGCGGGATGGATCAGGCCCCGGTCTATCTGGCCGACGGCGACGTCGGCGACCCGTTGTCGGAGGATCTCGACGAACAGAACGAACAGATCCGCGCCGCGGTCGAAGAGGCCAAGAACGGCGACGGCAAGACCAAGCCGAAGCAGGACGTGCTGATCAAGGCTGATCGCAACGTGGCTCACCGTGACGTGGCGCGAGTGATCAAGGCGGTGTCGAAGGTTTCCGACATGCGCATCCACCTTGCGGTGGCGGAGGCGAGATAG